In Stenotrophomonas sp. 610A2, one DNA window encodes the following:
- the eda gene encoding bifunctional 4-hydroxy-2-oxoglutarate aldolase/2-dehydro-3-deoxy-phosphogluconate aldolase, with amino-acid sequence MSGADPRVRAVLKLAPVIPVFTPDNVDDAVQVAQALFNGGLPVIEVTLRTANAMDAIKAMVEAVPDAVVGAGTVLTPAQMEKLKSVGGRFAVSPGATDTLYAAARDTDLPFLPGVATSSELMRGLEQGLDTFKFFPAVQAGGVGMLSAWNGPFGDVRFCPTGGISAQTASQFLHLPNVLCVGGSWLTTRELLQARDWAGIEKLARAAAVLPG; translated from the coding sequence ATGTCCGGCGCTGATCCGCGCGTACGCGCAGTGCTCAAACTGGCCCCGGTGATTCCGGTGTTCACCCCCGACAATGTCGACGATGCGGTGCAGGTCGCGCAGGCCCTGTTCAACGGCGGACTGCCGGTGATCGAAGTCACCCTGCGCACCGCAAACGCGATGGATGCGATCAAGGCCATGGTTGAGGCCGTGCCGGATGCAGTGGTTGGTGCCGGCACCGTGCTGACCCCGGCGCAGATGGAGAAGCTGAAGTCGGTGGGCGGTCGTTTTGCGGTGTCGCCGGGCGCTACCGACACGCTGTATGCAGCGGCGCGCGATACCGATCTGCCGTTCCTGCCCGGCGTTGCGACTTCATCCGAACTGATGCGCGGTTTGGAGCAGGGGCTGGATACGTTCAAGTTCTTCCCGGCTGTGCAGGCTGGCGGTGTGGGCATGTTGTCCGCCTGGAATGGCCCGTTTGGTGACGTGCGCTTCTGCCCGACCGGTGGCATCAGCGCGCAGACTGCTTCGCAGTTCCTGCATCTGCCGAATGTGCTGTGCGTAGGTGGCTCGTGGTTGACCACGCGTGAGCTGCTGCAGGCGCGTGATTGGGCGGGGATTGAGAAGCTGGCGCGGGCTGCGGCTGTTTTGCCGGGTTGA
- a CDS encoding sugar kinase → MISPRVVCFGELLLRLGAPGNQLLLQSPTLDVHAGGAEANVGVSLAHFGHDVAMISVVADNPLGAAVAGELRRHGVDTSRVRRSDGRMGLYFLTTGAGHRPSEVVYDRADSAFASARADSYDWPALLQGAQWLHLSGVSPALGLEAAQATLAAARAANERGIKVSFDGNFRPKLWERWGGDAKAILRDLFDCAHIVFADYRDIGVVLGGEFHQPEPQARVDAAAAMAFAAFPRLQYMACTQRTAHSVGHHSLGAMLLGRDGTRALAPAEELTDIVDRIGGGDAFAAGVLHGLIEGMDAETTIRFGLAAGCLKHSIPGDFNPVGVADVMALMGEGKFDVRR, encoded by the coding sequence ATGATTTCCCCCCGTGTTGTCTGTTTTGGTGAGCTGCTGCTGCGCCTGGGCGCGCCCGGCAATCAACTGCTGCTGCAGTCGCCCACGCTGGACGTGCATGCCGGCGGTGCCGAGGCCAATGTCGGCGTGTCGCTGGCGCACTTCGGCCACGACGTGGCGATGATCAGCGTGGTTGCCGACAACCCGCTGGGTGCGGCGGTAGCCGGTGAACTGCGCCGTCACGGCGTCGACACCTCGCGCGTGCGCCGCAGCGATGGCCGCATGGGCCTGTACTTCCTGACCACCGGCGCCGGCCACCGGCCCAGCGAAGTGGTCTATGACCGCGCCGACTCCGCCTTTGCCAGCGCCCGTGCCGACAGCTATGACTGGCCGGCGCTGCTGCAGGGCGCGCAGTGGCTGCACCTGTCCGGGGTCAGTCCTGCCCTCGGCCTGGAAGCCGCGCAGGCGACCCTGGCCGCCGCGCGCGCCGCCAACGAGCGCGGCATCAAGGTGTCCTTCGACGGCAACTTCCGGCCCAAGCTGTGGGAACGCTGGGGCGGCGACGCCAAGGCGATCCTGCGCGACCTGTTCGACTGCGCGCACATCGTGTTTGCCGACTACCGCGACATCGGTGTGGTGCTGGGCGGCGAATTCCACCAGCCCGAACCGCAGGCGCGCGTCGATGCTGCCGCGGCAATGGCATTCGCCGCGTTCCCGCGCCTGCAGTACATGGCCTGCACGCAGCGCACCGCGCACAGCGTCGGCCACCACTCGCTGGGCGCGATGCTGCTGGGCCGTGATGGCACCCGTGCATTGGCACCCGCCGAAGAGCTGACCGATATCGTCGACCGCATCGGCGGCGGCGACGCGTTTGCAGCCGGCGTGCTGCACGGCCTGATCGAAGGCATGGATGCGGAAACCACGATCCGCTTCGGCCTCGCCGCTGGCTGCCTGAAGCATTCCATTCCCGGTGATTTCAACCCAGTCGGCGTTGCCGACGTCATGGCCCTGATGGGCGAAGGAAAGTTCGATGTCCGGCGCTGA